One window from the genome of Engraulis encrasicolus isolate BLACKSEA-1 chromosome 16, IST_EnEncr_1.0, whole genome shotgun sequence encodes:
- the LOC134465906 gene encoding cAMP-responsive element modulator-like isoform X1 codes for MAVTGEETESAATGDMPTYQIIRSSQAPPPSSAIAIATSPGGMNLHALGHAHSPQQPTEDVSRKREVRLMKNREAARECRRKKKEYVKCLENRVAVLENQNKTLIEELKALKDIYCHKTA; via the exons cTGCTACGGGGGACATGCCGACCTATCAGATCATCCGCTCCTCCCAggcccctcccccttcctctgccATCGCCATAGCGACCTCACCGGGGGGCATGAACCTCCATGCGCTAGGCCACGCCCACTCACCGCAGCAGCCGACGGAGGACGTGTCTCGCAAGAGGGAAGTTCGCCTCATGAAGAACCG ggaGGCGGCTCGAGAGTGTCGGCGTAAGAAGAAAGAATACGTGAAGTGTCTGGAGAACCGCGTCGCTGTTTTGGAAAACCAGAACAAGACTCTCATCGAGGAGCTGAAGGCCCTTAAAGACATCTACTGCCACAAAACCGCTTAG